In Synechococcus sp. KORDI-52, one genomic interval encodes:
- a CDS encoding FkbM family methyltransferase, with translation MPDHIFTPESKNDPLKSQKGQLRFVLEVAFNYAENGLHRNGYFVDLAAAHPTYLSNTFFLERHLGWRGVLIDANPRFAELLREGRKSQVFEYAVTSSNGDNVRFRIDNGELGGILGDQFDNNQAIRGEQLQAAEIINVKTRTLQSILDEASAPRLIDYLSLDIEGAEFEALKDFDFCKYQFKCMTIERPSLELDLLLDERGYIQVQHRLYDTFYIHKSEIAGSRLGNTSPQFLVTPSKDW, from the coding sequence ATGCCAGATCATATTTTCACTCCCGAGTCTAAGAACGATCCTTTGAAGTCACAAAAGGGTCAGCTTAGGTTTGTGCTCGAAGTTGCGTTTAACTACGCTGAAAATGGTCTTCACCGAAATGGATATTTTGTCGATCTTGCAGCGGCGCATCCAACCTATCTCAGTAATACGTTCTTCCTGGAACGCCATTTAGGTTGGAGAGGCGTGTTGATTGATGCAAATCCCAGATTTGCTGAGCTCCTAAGGGAGGGAAGGAAAAGCCAGGTTTTCGAGTATGCAGTTACTTCTTCGAACGGAGATAACGTACGCTTTCGTATCGACAATGGTGAACTCGGTGGGATTCTAGGAGATCAGTTTGATAACAATCAGGCAATAAGAGGCGAGCAGCTTCAAGCCGCTGAAATAATAAATGTTAAAACAAGAACTTTGCAGTCTATTCTTGACGAGGCAAGCGCTCCGCGCTTGATCGATTATCTTTCTCTTGATATTGAAGGAGCTGAGTTTGAAGCTCTTAAAGACTTCGACTTCTGTAAATATCAATTTAAGTGCATGACAATTGAGCGTCCTTCATTGGAGCTCGACCTGCTTCTTGATGAGCGTGGATATATACAAGTCCAGCATAGACTTTATGACACTTTTTATATTCATAAATCAGAGATTGCAGGATCTCGTCTTGGCAACACCTCTCCGCAATTTCTTGTAACGCCATCCAAGGATTGGTAG
- a CDS encoding sulfotransferase family 2 domain-containing protein: MIFNSPEGRSIFIHIPKTGGNTIQKHIFDNGDSLDEMKISGRQDGKDRFEVRGRFTSKKHMKLSEYFEYDELRSFNVYTCIRNPVDRLVSLYFSPHWYAKRNRFTGEIFLPETIDFDIDEFSAMIRKTDSMTQMLSISREHGIPCMSSSSIPSKLKLIRTENLKNDASSLLGLEINYSSNVSPYRDSAKKAKSDPAVQKLICNSKHQEDQDFFYGT; the protein is encoded by the coding sequence ATGATTTTCAATTCGCCCGAAGGACGGTCAATATTCATACACATTCCCAAAACTGGTGGTAATACTATTCAGAAACACATTTTTGACAATGGCGATTCTTTGGATGAAATGAAAATTTCGGGTCGTCAGGATGGCAAGGATAGATTCGAAGTGAGAGGCAGATTCACTTCCAAGAAACACATGAAATTGTCCGAATATTTTGAATACGATGAATTGCGATCATTTAATGTATACACATGCATTCGGAATCCTGTTGACAGATTAGTTTCCCTATATTTCTCTCCACACTGGTACGCCAAACGAAATAGATTTACTGGGGAAATCTTCCTGCCTGAAACAATTGATTTTGACATCGATGAATTCTCGGCGATGATCCGTAAAACTGATTCAATGACACAGATGCTCTCTATTTCCCGTGAGCATGGAATTCCATGCATGTCTTCTTCGTCCATACCTTCCAAATTGAAGTTGATTAGAACAGAAAACTTAAAAAATGATGCATCCTCCCTGCTTGGGTTGGAAATTAATTATTCAAGCAATGTTTCACCTTACAGAGATTCTGCAAAAAAAGCAAAATCAGACCCTGCGGTTCAAAAGTTGATATGTAATTCAAAACATCAAGAAGATCAAGACTTTTTTT
- a CDS encoding ATP-dependent Clp protease ATP-binding subunit has product MTSSPALNGSLTHEPDRFSDAAWDLLLSGQDVARRWRHEQLDVEHLIQVLFTDPSCRRLVERLPLPIDALLDRLEDVLADQPSGRGDELYIGDDLEQLLDAAEAIRQRWNGDVIDLPEVLMAIGADPRIGAELFAGLGLSADQLELLLQKGVDAGVGGVQSPPQGRPGPSSPQEAPRRQRVASVPPSSRALRESASPQPSVLPRQPDRLEPSAASDASLQEQPSALESYGRDLTEEAEAGSLDPVIGRDSEIRNLIKVLSRRSKNNPVLIGEPGVGKTAIAELLAQRIVAGEVPESLQGLRLVALDLGALIAGAKFRGQFEERLRSVLEEVSGSDSGVVLFIDELHTVVGSDRSSTDAGSLLKPALARGDLRCIGATTPEDYRLTVEKDPALNRRFQQVVIREPDLELSLEILRGLKERYELHHGVTITDDAIQTANRLADRYISDRCLPDKAIDLIDEAAAQLKMEVTSKPQVVEEAEADLRRVELALLAAEQAPEAERIQLQRNRLEVSTRLDDLRRRWQEERGQLEELGQLLQQDEDLRHAIAEAERDGDLEEAARLQYDQLHRVQQRRDELEASQAEAQSAGTTLLREQVEAGDIADLVARWTGIPVQRLLAGERRKLLDLDAHLADRVIGQAEAVTAVASAIRRARAGMKDPRRPVGSFLFLGPTGVGKTELAKALAGSLFDEEEALVRLDMSEFMERNAVARLIGAPPGYVGYEEGGQLTEAVRRRPYAVLLLDEVEKAHPDVFNLLLQVLDDGRLTDSQGRTVDFRHTVVVMTSNLASPAILEHARSGSTDESALQQQVDAALSSQFRPEFLNRIDEVIRFRPLEVADLVRIVQLQLKDLAALLAEQGLALQVDDAVAETMARQGHEPEYGARPLRRVLRRQLENPLSTLLLEERFAGASGVTVRLGEAGTDALVFDPVGV; this is encoded by the coding sequence ATGACCTCATCCCCAGCTTTGAACGGCAGCCTCACCCATGAGCCGGACCGCTTCAGCGATGCGGCCTGGGATCTGCTACTGAGTGGTCAGGACGTCGCCCGTCGTTGGCGCCATGAGCAGTTGGATGTGGAGCACCTGATCCAGGTGCTGTTCACCGATCCCTCATGCCGCCGCTTGGTGGAGCGCTTGCCCCTCCCGATCGATGCCTTGTTGGATCGCCTGGAGGATGTGCTGGCCGATCAGCCTTCAGGGCGAGGTGATGAGCTGTACATCGGTGATGACCTGGAGCAGCTGCTGGATGCGGCCGAAGCCATTCGTCAGCGCTGGAACGGCGATGTCATCGATCTGCCGGAAGTGCTGATGGCCATCGGCGCTGATCCAAGGATCGGGGCTGAGTTGTTCGCTGGGCTGGGGCTGTCGGCCGATCAGCTTGAACTGTTGCTCCAGAAGGGTGTTGACGCTGGGGTGGGCGGTGTTCAATCTCCACCGCAGGGCCGGCCGGGGCCGTCGTCTCCGCAAGAGGCTCCGCGTCGTCAACGGGTAGCTTCTGTTCCCCCCTCCTCCCGAGCTCTGCGCGAGTCGGCTTCCCCCCAGCCGTCTGTCCTGCCTCGACAGCCGGACCGCCTCGAGCCTTCAGCGGCCTCCGATGCTTCGCTGCAGGAGCAACCCTCGGCGTTGGAGTCCTACGGGCGGGACCTCACCGAAGAAGCGGAGGCAGGCAGCCTCGATCCTGTGATCGGACGCGATTCCGAAATCCGCAACCTGATCAAGGTGCTGTCACGCCGGAGCAAGAACAACCCGGTGCTCATCGGTGAACCTGGTGTTGGCAAAACAGCGATTGCGGAGCTGTTGGCCCAGCGGATCGTGGCGGGTGAAGTGCCTGAGTCGTTGCAGGGCCTGCGGCTGGTGGCGCTCGATCTTGGGGCCTTGATCGCCGGTGCCAAGTTCAGGGGGCAGTTCGAGGAACGCCTGCGTTCGGTGCTCGAGGAGGTGAGTGGTTCCGATTCCGGTGTGGTGTTGTTTATCGATGAGCTGCACACCGTGGTCGGCAGCGATCGCAGCAGCACCGATGCCGGCAGCCTGTTGAAGCCAGCCCTCGCCCGTGGGGATCTGCGCTGCATCGGCGCCACCACGCCTGAGGATTACAGGCTCACGGTGGAGAAGGATCCGGCCCTCAACCGGCGCTTTCAGCAGGTGGTGATCCGTGAGCCGGACCTGGAGTTGAGTTTGGAGATTCTGCGGGGCCTCAAGGAGCGCTATGAACTCCACCACGGCGTCACCATCACCGACGACGCCATCCAGACCGCCAACCGTCTTGCCGACCGCTACATCAGCGATCGCTGCCTGCCGGACAAAGCCATTGACCTGATTGATGAAGCGGCGGCGCAACTGAAGATGGAGGTCACCTCCAAGCCGCAGGTGGTGGAGGAGGCCGAGGCGGATCTGCGTCGCGTTGAACTGGCTCTGCTCGCGGCTGAGCAGGCGCCTGAAGCGGAACGGATTCAGCTCCAGCGCAACCGGCTTGAGGTGTCCACGCGACTGGACGATCTGCGGCGCCGCTGGCAGGAGGAGCGCGGTCAGCTCGAGGAGCTCGGTCAGCTGCTCCAGCAGGACGAAGACCTGCGCCATGCCATCGCTGAAGCCGAGCGGGATGGCGACCTCGAGGAAGCGGCCCGCCTTCAGTACGACCAGTTGCATCGGGTGCAGCAGCGCCGGGATGAGCTGGAGGCGTCCCAGGCGGAGGCACAGTCGGCCGGAACGACTCTGTTGCGCGAGCAGGTGGAGGCCGGGGACATTGCGGATCTGGTGGCTCGCTGGACCGGGATCCCCGTGCAGCGGCTGTTGGCGGGCGAGCGGCGCAAACTCCTGGATCTCGACGCCCACCTCGCCGACCGGGTGATTGGTCAGGCTGAGGCGGTGACGGCCGTTGCTTCTGCCATCCGCCGTGCCCGGGCCGGCATGAAGGACCCCCGTCGTCCGGTGGGCTCCTTCTTGTTCCTGGGGCCAACCGGCGTCGGCAAAACCGAGCTGGCGAAGGCGCTGGCGGGGTCGCTGTTTGATGAAGAGGAGGCTCTGGTTCGCCTCGACATGAGCGAGTTCATGGAGAGGAATGCCGTGGCTCGGCTCATCGGTGCTCCCCCCGGCTATGTCGGCTATGAGGAAGGGGGGCAGCTCACGGAGGCCGTGCGCCGTCGTCCCTACGCGGTGCTGCTTCTTGATGAGGTGGAGAAGGCCCATCCCGATGTTTTCAACCTGCTGCTGCAGGTGCTGGATGACGGCCGGCTCACCGATTCCCAGGGCCGCACTGTCGATTTCCGCCACACCGTGGTTGTGATGACCAGCAATCTGGCCAGCCCGGCGATCCTTGAACATGCCCGTTCGGGATCCACGGATGAGTCAGCCCTGCAACAGCAGGTGGATGCAGCACTCTCCAGCCAGTTCCGGCCTGAATTCCTCAACCGCATTGATGAGGTCATTCGTTTCCGCCCCTTGGAGGTGGCCGATCTGGTGCGGATTGTTCAGCTGCAACTGAAGGACCTCGCTGCCCTGTTGGCCGAGCAGGGTCTTGCCCTTCAGGTGGACGATGCTGTCGCTGAGACCATGGCCCGTCAGGGCCATGAACCGGAGTACGGGGCGAGGCCCCTGCGTCGGGTGTTGCGGCGCCAATTGGAAAATCCGCTCTCCACCCTGCTGCTTGAGGAGCGCTTTGCCGGAGCCAGTGGCGTGACGGTGCGGCTGGGGGAGGCCGGCACGGATGCCCTGGTGTTCGATCCGGTGGGGGTTTGA
- a CDS encoding AarF/ABC1/UbiB kinase family protein: MFRLLRALRIWRAVLTLLFLLWWDGQSWTYRGGVTPERRARRQQGRARWLTAELLSLGSAFIKLGQLLSARPDILPAGWVAELAGLQDSVPAFSFDQVQTVLEAELGQRCAEVIDLDPEPLGAASLAQVHRASLRSGRQVVLKVQRPGLDRLFRLDLEVMQQVAAVLQRNPNWGRGRDWPAMARECRRVLLRELDFRVEAQYAARFRQQFLDDERIRIPGVVWELSSRRVLCLDYLPGIKVNDREALIEAGIDPVAVAEVGAASYLKQLVRFGFFHADPHPGNLAVASDGALIYYDFGMMGLLSDGLRRRLGAMVRAAAARDSAGLVEEMQAAGVISGGIDVGPVRRLVRLMLQEALTPPFTANVIDKLSGDLYDLVYGQPFRLPVELIFVMRALSTFEGVGRSLDPAFSLVAIAKPYLLPLMTSSGSGSNDLFNELGRQVGALSSRAAAFPRRLDESLERLEQGDLQLQVRLGESDRQFRRMALAQQSIGQSVLLGCLALATAIVGASARPLWSILPAAAALPVGLGWFRMQVKIGRDQRLEQLPGSNR; encoded by the coding sequence ATGTTCCGACTGCTGCGGGCGCTCCGGATCTGGCGAGCTGTCCTGACGCTGCTCTTCCTGCTCTGGTGGGATGGTCAGTCCTGGACCTATCGCGGTGGCGTCACCCCTGAGCGTCGCGCTCGCCGTCAGCAAGGGCGTGCCCGCTGGTTGACGGCTGAGTTGCTGTCTCTGGGCTCAGCCTTCATCAAGTTGGGCCAGCTGCTCTCCGCCCGGCCCGACATTCTCCCGGCGGGTTGGGTGGCTGAATTGGCGGGACTGCAGGACAGCGTTCCCGCCTTCAGTTTTGATCAGGTGCAGACCGTGCTTGAAGCAGAGCTGGGTCAGCGCTGTGCAGAGGTCATCGACCTTGACCCGGAGCCCCTTGGTGCTGCCTCGTTGGCTCAGGTGCACCGAGCCAGCCTGCGCAGTGGCCGGCAGGTGGTGCTCAAGGTTCAGCGGCCCGGATTGGACCGATTGTTTCGCCTTGATCTGGAGGTGATGCAGCAGGTGGCGGCGGTCTTGCAACGCAATCCCAATTGGGGTCGTGGTCGCGATTGGCCGGCAATGGCCCGCGAATGTCGACGTGTGCTGCTGCGCGAGCTTGATTTCCGCGTTGAGGCCCAGTATGCGGCGCGTTTTCGTCAACAGTTTCTGGATGACGAACGGATCAGGATTCCGGGCGTGGTCTGGGAATTGAGCAGCCGACGTGTGCTGTGTCTCGACTATCTGCCGGGCATCAAGGTCAACGACCGTGAGGCCTTGATCGAAGCTGGCATCGACCCCGTCGCCGTGGCTGAGGTGGGCGCCGCCAGCTATCTCAAGCAGCTGGTGCGGTTCGGGTTTTTCCATGCCGACCCCCATCCCGGCAACCTCGCCGTGGCGAGCGATGGCGCTCTCATCTACTACGACTTTGGAATGATGGGCTTGTTGTCAGACGGCCTGCGTCGACGTCTGGGAGCCATGGTCCGCGCTGCTGCTGCCCGTGATTCCGCTGGGTTGGTGGAGGAGATGCAGGCGGCCGGGGTGATCTCAGGAGGCATTGATGTGGGTCCGGTGCGTCGTCTGGTGCGGCTGATGCTGCAGGAGGCCCTCACCCCACCGTTCACGGCCAATGTGATCGACAAACTCTCCGGCGATCTCTACGACCTGGTGTACGGCCAGCCCTTTCGCTTGCCGGTCGAACTGATCTTTGTGATGCGGGCGCTGTCCACCTTCGAGGGTGTTGGCCGCAGCCTCGATCCCGCTTTTAGTTTGGTGGCGATCGCCAAGCCTTATCTCCTTCCACTCATGACCTCAAGCGGCTCCGGCAGCAACGATCTGTTCAACGAACTCGGCCGTCAGGTCGGGGCCCTCAGCAGCCGCGCTGCGGCTTTCCCGCGGCGACTGGACGAAAGCCTGGAACGCCTGGAGCAGGGAGATCTTCAGCTCCAGGTGCGGCTGGGGGAATCAGATCGGCAGTTTCGCCGGATGGCTCTGGCTCAGCAATCGATCGGTCAATCGGTGTTGCTTGGATGCTTGGCTTTGGCCACCGCCATTGTCGGTGCTAGTGCTCGCCCGCTCTGGTCAATTCTTCCGGCTGCTGCCGCTTTGCCGGTGGGTTTGGGCTGGTTCCGGATGCAGGTCAAGATCGGTCGGGATCAACGGTTGGAGCAGTTGCCCGGTTCCAACCGTTGA
- the gloA gene encoding lactoylglutathione lyase, translating to MRMLHTMLRVADLERSLGFYTEVLGMQLLRRKDYPSGRFTLAFVGYGSEENHTVLELTHNWDTESYTLGDAYGHIALGVDDIRSTCAGIADKGGRVVREPGPMKHGTTVIAFVEDPDGYKVELIELSSKAPA from the coding sequence ATGCGGATGCTTCACACCATGCTTCGGGTCGCTGATCTGGAGCGGTCTCTGGGCTTCTACACCGAGGTCCTGGGCATGCAGCTTCTGCGCCGGAAGGATTACCCCAGCGGGCGCTTCACCCTGGCCTTTGTTGGCTACGGATCGGAAGAGAATCACACTGTTCTGGAACTCACCCACAATTGGGACACTGAGAGCTACACCCTGGGTGATGCCTATGGCCACATCGCCCTTGGGGTGGATGACATCCGCAGCACCTGTGCGGGCATTGCCGATAAGGGTGGGCGCGTCGTGCGGGAACCTGGCCCGATGAAGCACGGCACCACCGTCATTGCTTTTGTTGAAGATCCCGATGGTTACAAGGTGGAATTGATCGAGTTGTCCTCCAAAGCCCCCGCCTGA
- a CDS encoding site-specific integrase, giving the protein MPEMSTQSQVLDRTDLQGGKRNKAYVFRNGQRGGRWSLYFFNPEKKSRHRFVLRHPNGRFPDPTPTGLDEAVELAQERYIELRTKADEGEAVNVLTIGEMVNRFLTKEQRRISSTPHEGITDGRFRLIRNQTRHFLNFCSRKGGCGASKQVHLFRRTYLDTYQQWRQDTTDAIDKAGRVLPRPTTLNGEFSTIRRMFREVALAEGFITRDQLPEIPSAKVPKDQSYRRSAFSAEEWVQLEKTARLYWTKGLTRWSQTGSPLGFHKITRGPNKGQDSTRPITRNSLYGVIQGKGTRKSTRAQIQQDHRLMLYLAMRISMESGIRIGSLRKMRWSHISDNKTLSKEEQKVWCLIEVPPENTKTGRWYELSAPVVRHLERLREITRHKRRSDLLFTNQSSGAPLSSRIWGDSLKEMLVESGLATWSEDDSNNCRKIEVTSGKTLTWYSFRHSWITFALERGVPVATVCNNCDTSIQYVQEHYFHYDAKRATGALLTGRSRAPKGGINAEWMRDPYVKGEERSRHNSSRILDYKLATVPTKSQQWKN; this is encoded by the coding sequence ATGCCTGAGATGAGCACTCAATCTCAGGTCCTAGATCGGACCGACTTACAAGGCGGCAAACGAAACAAAGCGTACGTGTTTCGGAACGGTCAACGGGGTGGTCGGTGGTCTCTCTACTTCTTCAACCCAGAGAAGAAGAGCAGGCATCGGTTCGTTCTCAGACACCCCAACGGAAGATTCCCCGACCCAACACCAACAGGTCTGGACGAGGCGGTGGAACTGGCGCAAGAGCGATACATCGAACTCCGAACCAAGGCAGACGAAGGAGAAGCGGTCAACGTCCTGACCATTGGGGAGATGGTGAATCGGTTCCTAACGAAGGAGCAACGCCGAATCAGCAGCACACCTCACGAGGGGATCACAGATGGACGCTTTCGTCTGATCAGAAACCAGACCAGGCATTTCCTCAACTTCTGCTCTCGGAAGGGGGGATGTGGAGCAAGCAAGCAGGTCCACCTCTTCCGACGTACGTACCTAGACACCTATCAGCAGTGGAGACAAGACACCACAGACGCAATAGACAAGGCAGGACGGGTGCTGCCACGTCCAACAACCCTCAATGGAGAGTTTTCGACCATCCGTCGGATGTTCAGGGAGGTTGCTCTGGCGGAAGGGTTCATCACCAGAGACCAACTACCTGAGATACCCAGCGCCAAGGTTCCAAAAGATCAGTCGTATCGGCGCTCAGCGTTCTCTGCTGAGGAGTGGGTTCAGCTCGAAAAGACAGCACGTCTCTATTGGACAAAGGGTCTAACCAGGTGGTCCCAAACAGGCAGTCCACTGGGGTTTCACAAGATCACAAGAGGACCGAACAAAGGGCAGGACAGCACTAGACCCATCACCAGGAACTCTCTATACGGGGTCATCCAGGGGAAAGGCACCAGGAAATCGACGAGGGCTCAGATTCAGCAGGACCACCGCCTGATGCTTTATCTGGCGATGAGGATCTCGATGGAGTCAGGGATTCGGATCGGATCACTGAGGAAGATGCGCTGGTCTCATATCTCGGACAACAAAACGCTTTCCAAGGAAGAGCAGAAGGTCTGGTGCCTGATTGAGGTGCCACCCGAAAACACGAAGACAGGTCGCTGGTACGAGTTGTCAGCACCAGTGGTCAGACATCTCGAACGCCTACGCGAGATCACTCGACACAAGAGGAGAAGCGACCTGTTGTTCACCAACCAGAGCAGCGGTGCACCACTCAGCAGCAGGATTTGGGGCGACTCCTTAAAGGAGATGCTCGTTGAATCGGGTCTTGCCACCTGGTCCGAGGACGACAGCAACAACTGCCGAAAGATCGAAGTGACCAGCGGGAAAACGCTGACCTGGTACTCGTTCCGCCATTCCTGGATCACCTTTGCTCTGGAACGAGGCGTACCCGTCGCGACCGTATGCAACAACTGCGATACCTCGATCCAATACGTCCAAGAGCACTACTTCCACTACGACGCGAAGCGAGCGACTGGCGCTCTCCTGACTGGGAGATCAAGAGCACCTAAGGGAGGGATCAACGCGGAGTGGATGAGAGATCCGTACGTGAAAGGTGAAGAGAGATCAAGGCACAACTCATCAAGAATTCTGGACTACAAGCTCGCTACGGTGCCCACAAAATCTCAGCAGTGGAAAAATTAA
- the eno gene encoding phosphopyruvate hydratase: MIDSLDLVIDTIVAREVLDSRGNPTVEAEVLLEGGAMGRAIVPSGASTGAHEAHELRDGGDRYMGKGVGQAVNHIEERIAPALCGLSALDQAAVDAAMLELDGSDNKSNLGANAILAVSMATARAAANGLGIPLYRYLGGPMANLLPVPLMNVINGGAHAANSLDFQEFMLVPHGAPSFREALRMGTEVFHTLKKLLSDKGMSTAVGDEGGFAPDLGNVEAGEILVEAISKAGYKPGEQISLALDVASTEFFENGRYAFDGGSYTSAEMVGQLEQLVEKFPIVSIEDGLAEDDWDGWKLLTERLGGKVQLVGDDLFVTNTKRLQQGIDSATANSILIKVNQIGSLTETLQAIDLAGRSGYTSVISHRSGETEDTTIADLSVATRAGQIKTGSLSRSERVAKYNQLLRIEDELGSQAVYAGAVGQGPRGKA; this comes from the coding sequence GTGATCGATTCCCTCGACCTCGTCATCGACACCATCGTGGCCCGAGAGGTACTCGATTCCCGCGGCAACCCCACGGTTGAAGCCGAGGTGCTGCTCGAAGGAGGTGCCATGGGACGCGCCATCGTTCCCAGTGGTGCCAGCACCGGCGCCCACGAAGCCCACGAACTGCGTGACGGGGGCGACCGCTACATGGGCAAGGGCGTGGGCCAGGCCGTGAACCACATCGAAGAGCGGATCGCACCGGCCCTCTGCGGCCTGTCCGCCCTGGATCAGGCGGCTGTGGACGCCGCGATGCTGGAGCTGGACGGAAGCGACAACAAATCCAACCTGGGAGCCAACGCGATCCTGGCGGTGAGCATGGCCACCGCCCGCGCTGCCGCCAACGGTCTGGGCATTCCCCTCTACCGCTACCTCGGCGGCCCGATGGCCAACCTGCTCCCGGTGCCGTTGATGAACGTGATCAACGGTGGCGCCCATGCCGCCAACAGCCTTGACTTCCAGGAATTCATGCTGGTGCCCCACGGCGCTCCGAGCTTCCGCGAAGCACTGCGGATGGGCACCGAGGTGTTCCACACGCTCAAGAAACTGCTCAGCGACAAGGGCATGAGCACCGCCGTGGGCGATGAGGGCGGCTTCGCGCCGGATCTGGGCAACGTGGAAGCCGGCGAAATCCTGGTGGAAGCGATCAGCAAGGCGGGCTACAAGCCTGGCGAACAGATCTCCCTGGCCCTGGACGTGGCCAGCACCGAATTCTTCGAGAACGGTCGCTATGCCTTCGATGGCGGCAGCTACACCAGCGCCGAGATGGTGGGCCAACTCGAGCAGCTGGTGGAGAAATTCCCGATCGTTTCGATCGAAGACGGCCTGGCGGAAGACGACTGGGACGGCTGGAAGCTGCTGACCGAGCGCCTCGGCGGCAAGGTGCAGCTTGTGGGTGATGACCTGTTCGTGACCAACACCAAGCGTCTTCAACAGGGCATCGACAGCGCCACGGCCAACTCGATTCTGATCAAGGTGAACCAGATCGGTTCGCTCACCGAGACCCTCCAGGCGATCGACCTGGCAGGCCGCTCCGGCTACACCAGCGTGATCAGCCACCGCAGTGGCGAAACCGAAGACACCACCATTGCCGACCTATCCGTCGCGACCCGCGCCGGACAGATCAAGACCGGCTCCCTCAGCCGCAGCGAGCGGGTCGCCAAATACAACCAGCTGCTTCGCATCGAAGACGAGCTGGGCAGTCAGGCCGTGTACGCCGGCGCGGTTGGACAAGGCCCCCGCGGCAAGGCCTGA
- a CDS encoding recombinase family protein: protein MAIWGYWRTSTAEQDSERQEQSLREAGCERIYGDQITGTSDWNTRPELRRCLDEMVEGDTLVIAELSRLSRSFLGMVNEVSNLLERGIHIRTLDKRLDTTAMPKEITMLIVSVLGYAASQELDQIKSRTAEGREVAKSRGVKFGRKKTYTEHQATEVMKKRTAGEGYGTIARSMGMSRSMVQRIVQTHEPVSVS from the coding sequence GTGGCGATCTGGGGTTATTGGAGAACCAGCACTGCTGAGCAAGACAGCGAGCGTCAGGAGCAGTCCTTGCGGGAAGCAGGTTGTGAACGCATCTATGGAGACCAGATCACAGGGACTAGTGACTGGAACACCCGTCCTGAACTACGTCGTTGCTTGGATGAGATGGTCGAGGGAGACACGCTGGTGATCGCTGAACTCTCCCGTTTATCTCGTTCCTTCCTGGGGATGGTGAACGAGGTAAGCAACCTGCTGGAACGTGGGATCCATATCAGGACTCTCGACAAACGTCTTGATACCACTGCGATGCCAAAGGAAATCACGATGCTCATCGTGTCGGTCCTGGGGTATGCGGCATCTCAGGAACTGGATCAGATCAAATCCAGAACCGCTGAAGGCAGGGAAGTCGCTAAGTCCCGTGGGGTGAAATTCGGTCGGAAAAAGACCTATACCGAACATCAAGCAACAGAGGTGATGAAAAAACGTACTGCTGGTGAGGGATATGGAACGATCGCTAGATCAATGGGTATGAGTCGATCGATGGTGCAACGCATCGTTCAAACACATGAACCTGTCTCTGTTTCTTGA
- a CDS encoding GSCFA domain-containing protein has translation MEKNPYVGLPRTAFWKTGVAQENPYSIEGIYRKKFKIHPKSKIATAGSCFAQHISRHLKKNGYKVLDVEPPPPALPKDLRQKFGFSMYSARYGNIYTVRQLLQLAQEVAGEWTPKNHIWEKDGKFFDALRPAVEPEGLDSAEEVQKHRQTHISRVRQLFKDLDVFIFTLGLTEMWVDKRSGTVYPTAPGVLAGEFDEENFEFQNPNFRLINRDMRDFIEVLGRIRGEKEFKMILTVSPVPLTATASGNHVLSSTIYSKSILRAVAGFWAEKPFVDYFPSYEIVTNPRMHSTGFSDNLRSVRDETVKMVMKHFFASHSIVRSSKKSSLVSVGNDKGNSDGVECEEELLEAFGK, from the coding sequence ATGGAAAAAAATCCATATGTAGGTTTGCCGCGAACTGCATTTTGGAAAACCGGCGTTGCTCAAGAAAATCCTTATTCGATCGAAGGTATTTATAGGAAAAAGTTTAAGATACATCCCAAGTCGAAAATTGCAACAGCGGGATCTTGTTTCGCGCAGCATATTTCGCGCCATTTAAAGAAGAACGGATACAAGGTTCTTGATGTTGAGCCGCCGCCGCCGGCTCTTCCTAAGGATTTGCGCCAAAAATTTGGATTTTCAATGTATTCTGCAAGGTACGGAAATATTTATACGGTTCGTCAGTTATTGCAGCTTGCCCAAGAGGTTGCTGGCGAATGGACTCCAAAGAACCATATCTGGGAGAAAGATGGTAAGTTTTTCGATGCTTTGCGTCCGGCAGTCGAGCCTGAGGGTCTTGACTCTGCAGAAGAAGTTCAAAAGCACCGTCAAACTCATATCTCAAGAGTTAGGCAGCTCTTCAAGGATCTTGATGTGTTCATCTTTACCCTTGGTCTTACTGAGATGTGGGTGGATAAAAGGTCGGGAACTGTTTACCCAACAGCACCTGGGGTTCTTGCTGGTGAGTTCGATGAAGAGAATTTTGAGTTTCAAAATCCTAATTTTCGTTTAATCAATAGAGATATGCGTGACTTTATTGAAGTGCTTGGGCGCATTAGGGGAGAGAAAGAATTCAAGATGATTTTGACGGTTTCTCCTGTGCCATTAACTGCAACAGCGAGTGGTAATCATGTGCTCTCCTCTACTATTTATTCCAAGTCAATATTAAGGGCTGTAGCAGGATTTTGGGCTGAAAAGCCTTTTGTTGACTATTTCCCTTCCTATGAGATAGTGACGAATCCAAGAATGCATTCAACTGGATTCTCTGATAATTTGAGGTCAGTAAGGGATGAAACTGTCAAGATGGTGATGAAGCATTTCTTTGCGAGTCACTCAATTGTCAGGTCTTCTAAGAAATCATCTTTAGTGAGTGTTGGTAATGACAAAGGTAATTCTGATGGTGTTGAATGTGAAGAAGAATTGCTGGAGGCATTTGGCAAATGA